From Streptomyces sp. NBC_01460, a single genomic window includes:
- a CDS encoding DUF6357 family protein yields MARPYNPGPKQFVFAVGDGNDQQVSVGDPQEAYVAFSAFFRERDSDTYTIEDVPAGQKLVLMPGQGVIARIEAADRRRSEYLAVDRANRYTPSAMLFFENGYAGLDHFGQWFPDLADLDAPPETRGVARAATITTESAAIEEVARIWANSGIVDPSNQYFVFFDSHDADDDRAERAELLRLIEFLGLERVDAPAEAADGEVWVRVDTRLDAEFERWS; encoded by the coding sequence ATGGCTCGCCCTTACAACCCCGGACCAAAACAGTTCGTCTTCGCTGTAGGTGACGGAAACGACCAGCAGGTCTCCGTGGGTGACCCTCAGGAAGCGTACGTAGCGTTCTCCGCGTTCTTCCGGGAGCGGGATTCCGACACCTACACCATCGAAGATGTGCCGGCAGGCCAGAAACTGGTGCTCATGCCCGGTCAAGGTGTGATCGCCCGGATCGAGGCGGCGGACCGACGCCGGTCCGAATACCTCGCGGTCGACAGGGCCAATCGCTACACGCCGAGCGCGATGCTGTTCTTCGAGAACGGATATGCCGGCCTCGACCACTTCGGCCAGTGGTTCCCGGACTTGGCCGACCTCGATGCGCCACCGGAGACTCGCGGTGTCGCCCGCGCCGCCACGATCACGACCGAATCCGCGGCAATCGAAGAAGTCGCCCGGATCTGGGCGAATTCTGGAATCGTAGACCCGAGCAACCAGTATTTCGTCTTCTTCGATTCGCACGATGCCGACGATGACCGGGCTGAACGAGCCGAACTGCTCCGGTTGATCGAATTCCTCGGTCTCGAACGAGTCGACGCCCCGGCTGAGGCCGCCGACGGTGAAGTCTGGGTGCGCGTCGACACGCGCCTCGACGCCGAGTTCGAACGGTGGTCATAA
- a CDS encoding ATP-binding protein, which produces MTKDTSLRAVGWAQSFPVSQGVRAGRRWTREHLASLEWTREAPDMVDSILLSVSELVTNAHVHAHSDAQLVLTWDSHCLHVSVHDSDPVPPAKQPEDLTTTGGRGMAIIDALSDGWATHPQASGKTVTACFVPPGAPKPGHGGDIS; this is translated from the coding sequence ATGACGAAGGACACATCGCTGCGCGCGGTGGGATGGGCTCAGTCGTTTCCGGTCTCGCAAGGCGTGCGGGCCGGCCGCCGTTGGACGCGTGAGCACCTGGCTTCCCTGGAGTGGACCAGGGAAGCCCCCGACATGGTCGACTCGATCCTGCTCAGTGTCTCCGAACTGGTCACCAACGCACACGTGCACGCGCACAGTGACGCCCAGCTGGTTCTGACCTGGGACAGCCACTGCCTGCATGTGAGTGTCCACGACTCCGACCCCGTGCCCCCGGCCAAGCAGCCCGAGGACCTCACGACGACCGGGGGGCGCGGAATGGCCATCATCGACGCGCTCTCCGACGGCTGGGCCACGCATCCGCAGGCGTCGGGCAAGACCGTCACCGCGTGTTTCGTACCGCCGGGCGCTCCGAAGCCCGGGCACGGCGGGGACATCAGCTGA
- a CDS encoding (5-formylfuran-3-yl)methyl phosphate synthase — MLLLISPDGVEEALACAKAAEHLDIVDVKKPDEGSLGANFPWVIREIRDAVPADKPVSATVGDVPYKPGTVAQAALGAAVSGATYIKVGLYGCTTPEQGVEVMRAVVRAVKDHRPDALVVASGYADAHRVGCVNPLALPDIAVRAGADAAMLDTAIKDGTRLFDHVPPDACAEFVRRAHASGLLAALAGSVKQADLAALTRMGTDIVGVRGAVCSGGDRNAGRIQPLLVAAFRAEMDRQAREHAADVPALN, encoded by the coding sequence GTGTTGCTTCTCATCTCCCCGGACGGCGTCGAGGAAGCGCTCGCCTGCGCGAAGGCGGCGGAGCACCTCGACATCGTCGACGTCAAAAAGCCCGATGAGGGCTCTCTCGGCGCCAACTTCCCCTGGGTCATCCGGGAGATCCGCGACGCGGTACCGGCGGACAAACCGGTGTCCGCCACGGTGGGCGACGTGCCGTACAAGCCTGGCACCGTGGCGCAGGCCGCGCTCGGCGCGGCCGTCTCCGGAGCCACGTACATCAAGGTGGGCCTGTACGGATGCACGACTCCCGAGCAAGGCGTCGAGGTCATGCGGGCGGTGGTCCGGGCGGTGAAGGATCACCGTCCGGATGCGCTCGTCGTCGCCTCGGGCTACGCCGACGCCCACCGCGTCGGCTGCGTCAATCCGCTCGCCCTGCCCGACATCGCGGTCCGCGCCGGTGCCGACGCGGCCATGCTGGACACCGCGATCAAGGACGGGACGCGGCTGTTCGACCACGTTCCGCCCGATGCCTGTGCCGAGTTCGTCCGCCGCGCCCACGCCTCCGGTCTGCTCGCCGCCCTCGCGGGCAGCGTCAAGCAGGCCGACCTCGCCGCGCTCACCCGTATGGGCACGGACATCGTGGGCGTGCGGGGAGCGGTCTGTTCGGGCGGTGACCGCAATGCCGGAAGGATCCAGCCGCTCCTGGTCGCCGCCTTCCGGGCGGAGATGGACCGGCAGGCCCGGGAGCACGCCGCCGACGTCCCGGCCCTGAACTGA
- the fabD gene encoding ACP S-malonyltransferase, translating to MRCYVFPGQGTQKKGMGRSLFGRFPDLRGRADRALGYSVEELCLENPERRLSDTAYAQPAIYVVNALHWSAAQEDLPPADYFAGHSLGEYSALFAAGAFDFETGLTLVQRRAELMSQVSGGAMAAVVGVSEQIVEETLAQHDATGVVIANYNAPEQFVLSGSREELARIKVVFEKVEGVRGFIPVRVSGPFHAPAMAPAAARFRSLLAAVDVGELRTPVISNVTGRPFGPDAQEVRELLAEQIAKPVRWTDCIRYLRDAGVSEFTELGESKVLTSLIDRITTAQEPAPDPRRDLIERIKREILQPEIGDEALGFDEDASFRQLGLNSIIYVRLARRAATVLGVPIKPDVIFQHRSCAALADHLLTRDDVAPAAAPEAPPAPLREYQDERVTALLRDCANGTLSVDRTIEAIRALA from the coding sequence ATGCGCTGCTACGTGTTCCCGGGACAGGGCACCCAGAAGAAGGGGATGGGACGGAGCCTGTTCGGAAGGTTCCCCGACCTCCGAGGCCGCGCCGACCGGGCGCTCGGATACTCGGTCGAAGAGCTCTGTCTGGAGAACCCGGAACGACGGCTGTCCGACACCGCGTACGCGCAACCCGCGATCTACGTCGTCAACGCGCTGCACTGGTCAGCGGCGCAGGAGGACCTGCCACCCGCGGACTACTTCGCGGGCCACAGCCTCGGCGAGTACAGCGCACTGTTCGCGGCCGGCGCCTTCGACTTCGAAACAGGCCTGACGCTGGTGCAACGCCGTGCGGAGTTGATGAGCCAGGTCAGCGGCGGTGCGATGGCCGCAGTCGTCGGTGTCTCCGAGCAGATCGTCGAGGAGACCCTGGCGCAGCACGATGCCACCGGAGTCGTCATCGCCAACTACAACGCGCCCGAGCAGTTCGTGCTCTCCGGCAGCCGCGAGGAACTGGCGCGGATCAAGGTGGTCTTCGAGAAGGTGGAGGGTGTCCGAGGCTTCATCCCGGTCCGGGTCAGCGGACCCTTCCACGCGCCGGCGATGGCCCCGGCCGCCGCGCGCTTCCGCTCCCTGCTGGCCGCGGTCGACGTGGGTGAACTGCGGACACCGGTCATCTCCAACGTGACCGGCCGGCCGTTCGGCCCCGATGCGCAGGAAGTCCGCGAACTGCTCGCCGAACAGATCGCCAAGCCCGTCCGCTGGACCGACTGCATCCGGTATCTGCGGGACGCGGGCGTGTCGGAATTCACGGAACTGGGCGAATCGAAGGTGCTCACCTCGCTCATCGACCGGATCACCACCGCGCAGGAGCCCGCGCCCGACCCACGCCGAGACCTGATCGAGCGCATCAAGCGCGAGATCCTCCAGCCGGAGATCGGCGACGAGGCGCTGGGCTTCGACGAGGACGCGTCGTTCCGGCAGCTCGGCCTGAACTCCATCATCTACGTGCGCCTGGCCCGCCGGGCCGCAACGGTCCTCGGCGTTCCGATCAAGCCGGACGTCATCTTCCAGCACCGTTCCTGCGCCGCCCTGGCGGACCACCTCCTGACCCGCGACGACGTCGCCCCAGCCGCAGCACCCGAGGCCCCACCCGCGCCTCTGCGCGAATACCAGGACGAACGGGTTACGGCCCTGCTGCGCGACTGTGCGAACGGAACCCTCAGCGTGGACCGGACCATCGAGGCGATCCGCGCCCTCGCGTGA
- a CDS encoding ketoacyl-ACP synthase III family protein yields the protein MKTEALFIAGTATYLPPATKVEQAVADGRFDAQDAEDTQLESVCEATDEAPPEMAVAAARDALKRSGHRAEDIALLLHACVYFQGLELYPTASYIHREVLGDHSALAFEVKNASNGCMTALDIAARSLAATDDVAALVTTADKVGPPAIDRWNSDIGIVPGDGASAMVLSKRSGFAQVLSTSTVSDPTLERLHRGDAPFTPHHDPTLPIDLRLRKLQYLGDVELDEFTRRFRAGLSDCVDRALHDADIRLGDVARFVVPHFGRIVLQREVLAALDIDLDLTTWSWGRTVGHLGAGDQIAGLDHLVKERAVDVGDLCMLLGVGAGFTWTCAVVRIMELPEWPTRPAGFDLGGGRI from the coding sequence GTGAAGACAGAGGCCCTGTTCATCGCGGGTACGGCGACCTACCTCCCCCCGGCGACCAAGGTCGAACAAGCCGTCGCCGACGGCCGGTTCGACGCCCAGGACGCCGAGGACACGCAGCTCGAGTCGGTCTGCGAGGCCACGGACGAAGCTCCGCCCGAGATGGCGGTGGCCGCTGCCAGGGACGCCCTAAAAAGGTCGGGTCACCGGGCCGAGGACATCGCGCTGCTTCTGCACGCCTGCGTGTACTTCCAAGGCCTCGAGCTCTACCCGACGGCTTCCTACATCCACCGCGAAGTACTCGGGGACCACTCGGCGCTCGCCTTCGAGGTCAAGAACGCTTCCAACGGCTGCATGACCGCGTTGGACATCGCGGCGCGCTCCCTCGCGGCCACCGACGACGTGGCGGCGCTGGTGACCACCGCCGACAAGGTCGGTCCGCCGGCGATCGACCGCTGGAACAGCGACATCGGCATCGTCCCCGGCGACGGCGCGTCGGCGATGGTGCTCAGCAAGAGGTCCGGGTTCGCACAGGTGCTGAGCACCTCCACGGTGTCGGATCCCACCCTTGAGCGCCTGCATCGCGGCGACGCGCCCTTCACCCCGCACCACGACCCCACGCTCCCCATCGATCTGCGTCTGCGTAAACTGCAGTACCTGGGAGACGTGGAGCTCGACGAGTTCACCCGCCGATTCCGGGCCGGCCTCAGCGACTGCGTCGATCGAGCCCTGCACGACGCGGACATTCGTCTGGGCGACGTCGCCCGGTTCGTCGTTCCGCACTTCGGGCGCATCGTGCTGCAGCGCGAGGTCCTCGCCGCACTCGACATCGACCTCGATCTCACGACCTGGTCCTGGGGCCGCACCGTCGGCCACCTCGGCGCGGGCGACCAGATCGCCGGACTCGACCACCTCGTGAAGGAGCGTGCCGTGGACGTCGGCGACCTCTGCATGCTGCTCGGCGTCGGCGCCGGCTTCACCTGGACGTGCGCCGTGGTCCGGATCATGGAGCTTCCCGAGTGGCCGACGCGGCCCGCCGGATTCGACCTCGGGGGCGGGCGGATCTGA